In the Primulina tabacum isolate GXHZ01 chromosome 7, ASM2559414v2, whole genome shotgun sequence genome, ttcaattcaCTCGTGTGTTTGATGCAtgtgatattgataattatgatattggaggtcttgatgggtgactttgctggactgttggtgcacataacccgagggcCGGAGTTTctattttccgcatttaagtttatgaattacgttaaagattttacgactatttatttatattttgagagattttgagaagtGTAGTATGAGCTtcatttttcaacatttattgctttttaggtttggtaaaacgttaacgatttcatgttttgactatttcctttggattttcaattactagttggatgttttattttaaaatggtgaaagatattttcaacatatttatatatgtatatgtaattgccgaaattttgagagctttttttaaaaaaattctagtactttcttagaaaacgattaagcagacgtttcagttagtatcagagcaatggttctgtaaaggattgtgccaccatcagtgccggaagctcagtcatcaagcctcaaattgtaagtttacatgctttatatgatttatatgttgttacctgcatgactacatgaattatatttttacgtcacatgtttaatagcattatgaggatatatgttttatatgctttagaatttttatacgtgatacgatatgaaataagaaattatttgatttcaacgcatatTGGCTTTGTGGTGAAATTGTAATATGTTGATTTTGTGTGTTAGTATTGACATTCTACTTTTTGGGTCATAaattaatcgtgaatattatgaatgcttttgggacatgtagatttttctaagaaaatattcatGATTCGTCACTTCTTTCAGAAAACAAAACatccttatttttttttatctaaatatTTAATTAGCTTAAATCGTAGACTAATAAATCAGAAATAAGTTATAGAAGTCGAGAGATGTGTCCACTCTATTTGATCACATAGAATCGATCCAGACGCTAGGAgcttacaataaaaataaattcgtATTTCTACTGGATAATGGGAAAACGAGccttctttttttctttaaccaaaaaaataatcttttttAGTTttgttcaaagagttgaatgaaaatatatactactattataaataaatggaaaagaaaaggaaaataaagCCCGTTTAATGTCACATGTTCAGAATTTTTTCCATAATTATCAGAaagttaataaattatatattatcgAATTGTATTCTTAAAAAAGTAATTTAAGAATAATTTGATGACGATTATGAAACGTGAAAGCACTATGGGGTACGGCGCTTTTGCATAGCATTATTGCAAGAGCATGAAAAATAAAACCCATGGATTGATTGCATCGGAGAAATTGGATTaccatttttttttaagaaagcAAAAGAACAGTGCCATATTCACTTCAAAATCATTTCTTCACATAAAACAAAGCATAGGCAACCACGCTTCTGTCTTAACATAATGACATATATAAACAAAGATACAAGCTTGAACAAGACGACTCACCTATAAACCCAATATTCAAAAGCTGTGGGCACATCAGATTATTCGGAATGAGAGATCCAATAAATCAGCCCGCTGCATGGGAAAGCAACAAGTAAAAAAAATCACGAAAGTTGCATAGATACATTGATCAAGATTCTAAAATTGATGGACCTTTCTTTCAAgtataaatttgtcattttgCTGAACAGTTGTTTGTTCATACGCCAGGGCAGTAGAAAAGTTAAATGTAAATACACAGATCTTTAAATGTCATAACTATATGTTAAAGTAGGAAGAAAAAAAACCCAGAAAACAACACATCCCTTACCTGAtcagcacacacacacattgAAGAACACTTGCAACGCCTGTCCATGCTGAAGGACCGGTTGTCACCATCGCATCTTGTATCAATATGCCAACTGATGCAGCCAAAGAGACAAAAGATACAACATACGCAATGAAAAGCCAAACTTTCAACCTGAAAAATTAAGGGAGCGGCAAAATAGATTAAGTAAAAAGTTGTGTCATTTACAAGTCAGTTTGCAGCGAATTTTATAGCAGAAAGAATGCATGCAGTCGATCAGATAAGGATTTTGATGTTATTTGTTAAGATTTGCGCTGTTATATTTAAGCTAATGCATAGCTCACATGGATGACAAGAAACCTTAATTAGATAACACCATATAATAAGGAGAAACATGCAAAGACACAGAGATGGTAGAGAAGATTCAAGTCATTCTGATGTCACGCCAAATTACACAGTTGATGACACAAAAATAACTGAAACGAAGATCAACACATAGGTGAAGATATACATTCTACTTGTATCAAATTAAATTGGATGAACACGTAAAATTAAGCACGCATAAAATAGTTTCCCTAACTTCTTTAGCGAACAAAATCTTACTAGTCACCGAAAATACTAGAGTTCCGGATCATCGAGTTTCTCTATACTACAATCTGAGGTGCCTTGATCTAGGGTAGTTGCTTAGTATCTAGAATTTTGAATAAAGTTTTCCAAAGATCAAGTTTGCATTCCTAAAAGTGTCCGTAATCCTTGGAATTTATCTCTGGCCGATATGCTATACTAAACAGCGGTGCAAAAATTTACAAAATGGTTCTCTTCTTACCATAGATTGCGTCAAATAAAAATCCCAAGCCCTAACAACAATCGAAAAGACACAATGTCATCACGTCATGTCGGTACTTTAAAAGCATGTAAGATACCTCCACTCTCCTTCATCGTAGGGCGAGTAATCAATGTCCTCTTTCTTCACGCAATTAAACATCAAAGCAGCAAAAGATGCAAAAATTCCTGCAAATAGCAaacggaaaaaaaaaatctaataacAAAACGCAATATATAATAACAAAACCAAACTTTGTATCTATAACTTGAGGACAAATACCTGGGAGAGAGTGGACGAAAGGAACCTTGACGACGCTACAAACAACAGCGTCAACCCAAAACCACCAGCCGACACCGAATACCGCGCCAGAGATTCCGGGTCCGAAGATGGCCAACACctcaacaaaatccatagcacgAAACGAAAAATCAGAATTCTGAACAGGACTGAGGATTTTGGAGCGATtgaattgattttgatgaagtaCTGGTGTGTATAATGATTTAACTCTAAACAAAACAATTTCGTATAAAGTGAACAAACATAAGTACGAGGATGTCATTACATCGTAATGGTAAATTGCAACTGTTCTACAATAGAGTAATTAAATTTCCTTTCCCCAGTTAATTTGATTTTCGAACAGAATATCAAGCTATATATGTATAgctcggaaaaaaaaaaaaaaagcgaaccaaccaaacaaaattaaaaatggACAACTCCATAAATTCAGAagaaataattgaaaattaGAACGTTTACTAAAAAACATTCGATtggatttatatttattaaaaaaacaaagcCGTTACTTCCGATTTTATCAATAATTAGTAAATAGATTTAACCAATTTTTATAACGATAATCATAAGCAAAATAAACAAATTGAGCCAGTTTTTTTAAAGTAAGAATCGAATTTCCGAATTAATCGGTTTGATCTAGTTTAACCAAAGTTTTACTCCCCTAAAAGAGCATATCCTAAGCACAGAAGCCAAGTTAGCTAATCGCAGCACCACTCTCCACTGTCTTTTAAACTCGTGCAGATATCATCAAACTCCACTCGGAAAATGACGACTGTATACCAAGTTTGGACGCAACAATTCAGTGTCCCTTTTGAAAAAAAGGAACAAGGGTTGAAGATTAACTCGACCAGTAGCTCAAAATACTGAAAATCATCGACAGCGAGAGAGAGATCGAACGCCGCCTCATAAAACACTGCTAGACAAGCATAGGAATACATGCGAGAAAGTCGGCATCCAAAAACTGACGATAAATTCTGCCCGTCTGCCAGATAATTTGCATCCATAGCATCTACCGCTCATGTTACTAAACATGcaacaaaagaagaagaaaataatgtCATCTCATGAAAGAACAGGACTCGTGCAATTTAACAGCAGGTTCAATCACCAGTTGAAAGAGATTCTTCCGATTAATATATACAACCCAGCTCCCGTGGTGAGACTACAAGTTCGATTCTAGGCTTCTAGCCAAACATCCAATCACCCGTTGAAAGTGATGCCTCTAGAAAAATAAATGCAACGCAAAATGATGCCATACCTTTACTCTGTGTGCCACAAGGTGATGGACTGAAGGATTGCTCAAACTATCATAATTCAAACCATCTCCTGCCCAAGTGCAATTCGTTGATGTTCACGAAAACTGAGCATTGGATGCAAAATATCAAACAGAAAAAAGCAACTTGAAGAGCATTCAAATGGCTCCCGTGCGACCAAGGAGGGTCAAACAAATGAATAACTTGAGCTTGCGGTTGCAAAACTAGTATTTCAATAggtcaaaaacttaaaatattacAATGGAGACACATATCAGCTAATTGgtaaaaagagagagaaaagaAGGGAGCGTACAAAGTAAAGAAGGATCACCTCAATGGGAGCCCGGTTCATGAAATATCAAAGCAGCAACTATAAACATTGTGAAGCATGCCAGCGTAGGAGGACACTGAACGGCCATTTGAATCTCTTCGAATGTAAGAAAACAAAAACATCAATCAACTTACTTCTGGCAATACGAAAACCAGAAACCGGACAGAAAGGATGTGGTGCATCCATAAGAGACAAGTCAAAACCAGATCACACTCTAGTCTCACAGCAAAGGTGTGAATTGAATTTATCATGCTGGGATTATTCTGCTGCCAGGTAAACTAATTGCTTTTAATGTAGAATTGAATATATACACCAACTTTTACAGAGTCTATAAAAGGTACTCCATCGAATGGCTTTATACAATTACAAGAAGCAGAAACTCATTGCCCTTTCTAACATGGAGAAAGAAACTACAACTAATCTAAGAGGGTTAAGAAGACTAGAAAACAAGTAACGCGACTTAACCAATTGAGCTGCTTGAAATACATGAAATGGGAAGAAATCCCTTTCCACTGTACAGTATGCTTTGATAACGCATATACAACAATAATGCCCAACTTCCTGAACCGATCACATGCTCAGTCCATTTCAGCACTAAATCAGCCATTAATGGCACGAAAAAAACATTGCTGTGCCAAGGCAGGTACTGTTCTGGATTAGGACTTTGCTCACAACTGCTAGGCGCCTCAGATCCAAGATGATTATGAATCTACACATTACGTTCCATAGGTTCACCAGAAGATGCATCTGGAACAGTTTCCTTGTCCTTAGAAAGGCACTGAACCGGAACATAAACAAATCCTTTAGGTAGCCGCTGATTCTTCATGGATGCTTGGTCTGAGGTCATTACAAGCTCTTTTTCGAAAGTTTCAGTATGCTGCATAAATAtcgaaaataaataatactattACGATACAAAATAATCTGAATCACATCAAATACCATAATGACACTTACTTTATTATACTTATAATGCTTTTCCACATCATCTGAAGGATTCCGAGGCACAAAAGAATCTATGTGTGGAGTTTGCTTCCCAGAAACTGAAACCCTCTCCATAGGTTTTGGTAAATGAAGGTTTTGGGATGCAGAACTGTAGGCTGGTCTTTGGTTGTCCATGGAGATGGAAATTTTAATTCGCCTTTTACCTGCAACTGTGCTATCGACCGTTATGTCGTCTGATCTTTGTACTATTTCGCTGCCTGATTTGTAGCCATCAGTGTAACCTTGGATTGAGGTTGTAGCTGATTCCGAACTGATTTCAGGCTGATAAAAAGGGTGACGAGCCAAAGCAGATAGAACAGAGTCTCGACTTGAAGCAAGAATATGATGTGAGCAAGTAACCAATTCACGCTGAAAAGTACAAAAGCGGAAGAAAATTTTAGTACTCCACAGGTATGGTTGCGAGGAACACATGCAGAGCTTACCTTCAATTTCTCCCTTTTGATTATTCTTTCACATAGAAGGCGCAATCTTTCCAGTTCAACCTGCCAAACACAAACGTGGATAAAAGTCAGTCCTATGTAAGttataaaaacataaaagaGAGAACCTGAATATAGGAAATTTGATTCAAACCCAAATTCCCTTCCACTGTAAAAAGTGTAGCTCATTAAATAGCCCAGAGTTGGCTAAAACAACATAGGCACACAGTTTTATCAAATATTATCCTTGCCACACACCAAAGGTTCAGTTAAGATCAATTATGTCCATGAAATCCCGATCTAAACAATAAGTGTCAAGGATTATAAATGAAAAGAGCACGAGTTAtaatctcacagataaatatcaTTATATTACTGTATGTTCTATCAATTGCCCaactaaaaaaatcataaattttcattttgaatgGCAGAAAAACAAGAAGCAGATACGACCACACAAAAAAAAGGAAGCCATGGTCACTTACCCTAAAATAAAATACCTTGGCTTTCTGCTCTGAACTATGCTTTTCACAGTATGCCTTGTGTTGTGCCTTGCCCCCAACAGTATGCACCGTCATGTGGAAAGCAGAACTTCTAGCACAAGTAGGATGAAATGTGGTCTGACAGTGACCATAACTACActacataattttaaaaaaaaacacaaataatGACGTTGACGAAAACTAAGGTTAAGAACATGTGTGACAATCCACATATCTTATATATCTTCACCTTAAGGCAGACACCCTGTTTTCGAGAGCAAACAATACAAGAATCAACTCCCTTGCAGACAGTTTCCTGAAAAAATAACGACTTATTAAACCTCACATAGGCAGTAAAGGagcaaatgaagaaataaacccaaaatcaaAATACACCTACCATTCTCTGGATAGGATTGACTTGTCCTCTTTTGTAAGTTGCCTCCAACACCCACTACGTTGATAACAAATGACAAAGCACAAACTATGAGGAGAATGCAAAATAGAACCAAGaaagtaaaataatttttttaggcGGAAGAAAGAAGTATTTACTTCAGCACATAAGGCGTGTACCCATTGACCATCTACTGACTTCCTGAAAGCACCTGCGGTACCACCACATAAAACACATTCCGCAAACAAAGAGTATGTTGTCGAAGCTCCAGGTCCTTGAGAAGAAAATAATTCTTCACATAATTCACAATGCCATGGCACCGTTGAGTTTTTGATGCTACGATAGCAATCCAAATGTACGGTAACCTATGAGGCAAAGGAAGGTGATTAACACGATAATACTATTCGGAACATTAAATAAGAATGCTActtaacaaataaaaattacaGAACTACGAAAATACCTTGCATCTGGAACAAACTAAAATTGGGTTCAAAATTGTCTCAGAATGTCTACATATATCACAGGTTCTGGGAAGTTCTTTCGAAATATCTGAAGCTAAATTGAAAGTATCACATGTTGTATCTAGTGAGCTTCTTGCAACAGCAGACGTAGAAAGAGTCTCTTTCACTCGAGGATTCAACTGAGAGTAAACCTCGGGCCTTAAATCAAAGGCATTCGTTTTCAAAAGTTCctgaatat is a window encoding:
- the LOC142551710 gene encoding uncharacterized protein LOC142551710 isoform X1, translating into MTSSYLCLFTLYEIVLFRVKSLYTPVLHQNQFNRSKILSPVQNSDFSFRAMDFVEVLAIFGPGISGAVFGVGWWFWVDAVVCSVVKVPFVHSLPGIFASFAALMFNCVKKEDIDYSPYDEGEWRLKVWLFIAYVVSFVSLAASVGILIQDAMVTTGPSAWTGVASVLQCVCVLISGLIYWISHSE
- the LOC142551710 gene encoding uncharacterized protein LOC142551710 isoform X2 is translated as MTSSYLCLFTLYEIVLFRVKSLYTPVLHQNQFNRSKILSPVQNSDFSFRAMDFVEVLAIFGPGISGAVFGVGWWFWVDAVVCSVVKVPFVHSLPGIFASFAALMFNCVKKEDIDYSPYDEGEWSWHIDTRCDGDNRSFSMDRRCKCSSMCVCADQRADLLDLSFRII